A genomic region of Terriglobales bacterium contains the following coding sequences:
- a CDS encoding family 43 glycosylhydrolase, which produces MSRFLLIAAVACCLAGCGGASGSSAVLNAVLPVISAANTPTPLGPPPAAGTYSNPLQISLGDGTAMESCPDPSIIHGQQPGDSNWYMYCTNEVFHDNSPLHLIPISKSQDLVNWTYVGDVFAQAPSWVAPDGGLWAPEIQYFNGQYYLYYAVSDAMVAGGGSAIFVATSSSPVGPWSASSTPVVEPTSERKTIDPAVIQDDSGQRYIFYGTYEGGIAARALSADGVSSLPATQIQITTADRYEGAYVVKRNGYYYLFASASDCCRGPLTGYAVFAGRSENVLGPYVDEGGGSLLDSRVGGTPVLNMNGNRFVGPGHNALFTDASGQDWMLYHAVDLNRPYFANGWTRRPVLMDAVDWVDGWPRVRNGAGPSDSVQQAPIVSAGAPNPHVTPPAPFDTPGAAIVSLSDDFSGSALSAQWNWIRPSLLSGYGVANGMFRFDTQPGALYVGSNNVSILTEPAPANDCIVEIKLSTTVPLTGDDSFVQGGVLIYGDDNNYVKLVNVAIGNTRQIEFGKQTNNLPAGYPQYGSTLLSSPSDSTYLRIAKRSNPSGGETYTAYSSHDGVNWQRGATWTHALGPSAKIGLVSMNGAGFSTYFDYVHVSTLQ; this is translated from the coding sequence GTGTCTCGATTTCTGCTGATTGCAGCCGTAGCTTGCTGCCTTGCCGGATGTGGAGGAGCGAGCGGCTCATCGGCGGTGCTCAACGCAGTTCTTCCGGTTATCTCGGCTGCGAACACACCTACGCCCCTGGGCCCTCCTCCTGCTGCGGGAACTTACAGCAATCCGCTGCAAATCTCGCTGGGAGACGGCACGGCGATGGAAAGCTGTCCGGATCCCTCGATCATCCACGGTCAGCAGCCCGGGGATTCGAATTGGTACATGTACTGCACCAACGAGGTCTTCCACGACAATTCCCCGCTCCATCTCATTCCCATTTCGAAATCGCAGGATCTGGTGAATTGGACTTACGTCGGCGACGTGTTCGCACAAGCACCGTCGTGGGTCGCACCCGATGGAGGGCTGTGGGCACCTGAGATTCAGTACTTCAATGGGCAGTACTACCTCTACTACGCCGTTTCCGATGCGATGGTAGCGGGCGGAGGCAGCGCGATTTTTGTCGCCACCAGCAGCAGCCCTGTGGGCCCGTGGAGCGCAAGCAGCACTCCGGTCGTTGAGCCCACTTCCGAGAGAAAAACTATTGATCCGGCCGTAATTCAGGATGACAGCGGTCAGCGCTACATCTTCTATGGCACGTACGAGGGCGGGATCGCAGCCAGAGCTTTGTCGGCCGACGGCGTCAGTTCGCTGCCCGCGACGCAGATTCAAATCACCACTGCAGATCGGTATGAGGGCGCGTACGTAGTAAAGCGCAACGGCTACTACTACCTGTTTGCGTCAGCGAGCGACTGCTGTCGCGGTCCGCTCACAGGATATGCCGTGTTTGCCGGAAGATCAGAGAACGTACTCGGCCCATATGTCGACGAAGGCGGAGGTTCGCTGCTCGACTCGCGCGTGGGCGGCACGCCGGTGCTCAACATGAACGGCAATCGCTTCGTCGGACCCGGGCACAACGCGCTTTTCACTGATGCTTCCGGACAGGACTGGATGCTCTACCATGCTGTCGACCTGAACCGGCCATATTTCGCAAATGGCTGGACGCGCCGACCCGTGTTGATGGACGCAGTTGACTGGGTGGACGGGTGGCCGCGCGTGCGTAACGGCGCCGGGCCTTCGGATTCGGTGCAACAGGCACCCATCGTAAGTGCAGGCGCTCCTAACCCGCACGTCACGCCGCCCGCTCCGTTCGATACACCGGGGGCTGCGATCGTTTCCCTTTCGGATGACTTTTCTGGATCAGCGCTCTCTGCACAGTGGAACTGGATTCGCCCTTCGTTGCTAAGCGGTTATGGCGTCGCGAATGGCATGTTCCGTTTTGATACCCAGCCGGGAGCGCTTTACGTTGGCAGTAACAACGTTTCGATTCTCACCGAGCCTGCGCCCGCCAATGATTGCATTGTCGAAATCAAACTCTCCACGACCGTGCCGCTCACCGGCGATGACAGCTTCGTGCAGGGTGGCGTGCTGATTTATGGCGATGACAACAACTATGTCAAGCTGGTTAATGTAGCCATCGGCAATACGCGGCAGATTGAATTTGGAAAACAGACAAACAACCTGCCGGCGGGATATCCGCAGTACGGAAGCACGCTGCTCTCCTCTCCATCAGACTCGACGTACCTGCGAATTGCAAAACGATCGAATCCGTCCGGCGGGGAGACCTACACGGCCTACTCCAGTCATGACGGCGTAAACTGGCAGCGCGGCGCTACGTGGACCCATGCGCTCGGCCCATCTGCAAAGATCGGTTTGGTCTCTATGAACGGAGCGGGATTCTCGACGTATTTTGACTATGTGCATGTGAGCACGTTGCAATGA
- a CDS encoding mechanosensitive ion channel family protein encodes MRAALLALSTITCLAQSTAPAPNLATPDPQQVLSYLNQSIDWYRHLAVEEDSATDATDTLFVNDDRQMANQIVRLSFDFGRAAAQLASAQAAPEISQNTASSRFQNLMRIATQTDDTIRQTQAEIEQTRNELDKARPSARPKLQATIDELQSELALAQARSDAVHNILQFSNAGSSGTSSGNLLAKVQELQRSVPEITLSSATPASANSDNQSKSGSGSSSSSNNASAAPRREQPSGLLALITDVFALTRKIHSIDDSIRASDAFAQTAQDLRTPLSKNIAPLVQRGNELAQAADTSDVGGLKQQKRELDALTAQFKQNSSLVLPLSKQAVLLDLYKSNLARWRNAVKAQYQMDVKNLGVRLLVLALVVVTFIVLGEVWKRATFRYVHDFRRRYQFLLLRRILLWLVIGITIAFALATEIGSLATFAGLITAGIAVALQNVILAIAGYFFLIGRYGVRVGDRVQISGVTGDVIDIGLVRLHLMEMGGSGNYIQPTGRVVVFSNSIVFQPTASFYKQAPGTNFIWHEVSLTLAPDSDIKLAESRILGAVEKVYAGYRERIEQEHRQMQNLLNVRAATPKPVSRLRLAQAGLEVVIRYPVELDNAAEIDDHITREVLAALAKSPRLKLVGSGTPNIQAVSTSPVSGEPHEVKAESDGKQ; translated from the coding sequence TTGCGAGCTGCTCTGCTTGCACTGAGCACGATCACGTGCCTTGCCCAGAGCACCGCACCGGCGCCAAACCTGGCGACGCCGGATCCTCAACAGGTCCTCAGTTATCTCAATCAATCCATCGATTGGTACCGTCATCTCGCCGTCGAAGAAGACAGTGCGACCGACGCGACGGATACGCTGTTCGTCAATGACGATCGGCAGATGGCAAACCAGATCGTTCGGCTCTCGTTCGATTTCGGACGCGCTGCTGCTCAGCTCGCAAGTGCACAAGCTGCGCCTGAAATATCCCAGAACACGGCCAGCTCTCGTTTCCAAAATCTGATGCGCATTGCCACGCAGACTGACGACACGATCCGTCAGACTCAGGCAGAGATTGAGCAGACGCGGAACGAGCTCGACAAAGCGCGGCCGTCAGCGCGACCGAAGCTGCAGGCGACGATCGATGAGCTGCAATCGGAACTGGCTCTGGCGCAAGCTCGAAGCGACGCCGTTCACAATATTCTGCAATTCTCGAATGCCGGCTCTTCGGGTACATCGAGCGGCAACCTTCTTGCGAAAGTGCAGGAGCTGCAGCGCTCCGTGCCGGAGATTACGCTCAGCAGTGCGACTCCTGCATCTGCAAATTCCGACAACCAGAGCAAATCCGGCAGCGGCTCATCCTCATCGAGCAACAATGCGTCGGCCGCACCGCGCCGCGAACAGCCCTCGGGATTGTTAGCGCTGATTACCGACGTCTTCGCGCTTACGCGCAAGATTCACAGCATCGACGACAGCATTCGCGCGAGCGATGCCTTTGCGCAAACCGCGCAGGACTTGCGCACACCGCTGTCAAAGAACATCGCTCCCCTGGTTCAGCGAGGAAATGAACTCGCGCAGGCAGCCGATACCAGCGACGTCGGCGGGCTGAAACAGCAAAAGCGTGAACTCGACGCCCTCACGGCGCAATTTAAGCAGAATTCCAGTTTGGTACTGCCCCTCAGCAAACAGGCGGTGCTGCTTGATCTTTATAAGAGCAATCTGGCCCGCTGGCGTAACGCCGTGAAGGCGCAATACCAGATGGATGTGAAGAACCTCGGTGTCCGCCTGCTGGTGCTGGCGCTGGTGGTTGTCACATTCATAGTTTTGGGCGAGGTCTGGAAACGGGCAACATTTCGCTACGTCCACGACTTCCGCCGACGCTATCAGTTCCTTTTGTTGCGCCGAATCCTCCTCTGGCTCGTGATCGGAATTACGATTGCCTTCGCGCTTGCCACTGAAATCGGGTCCCTCGCAACCTTTGCTGGATTAATTACCGCCGGGATTGCCGTGGCTTTGCAGAACGTCATCCTTGCAATCGCAGGCTACTTCTTCTTAATAGGTCGCTATGGCGTCCGCGTCGGAGATCGAGTGCAGATCTCCGGAGTCACCGGAGATGTGATTGACATCGGCCTTGTCCGCCTGCACCTCATGGAAATGGGAGGAAGCGGAAACTACATTCAGCCCACCGGACGCGTGGTCGTGTTTTCCAATTCGATCGTCTTCCAGCCCACTGCGAGTTTCTACAAGCAGGCCCCGGGAACAAACTTCATCTGGCACGAGGTCTCGCTCACACTCGCTCCCGACAGTGATATCAAGCTGGCGGAATCGCGAATTCTCGGAGCCGTCGAAAAGGTATACGCCGGATATCGTGAGCGCATCGAGCAAGAGCATCGCCAGATGCAGAACCTGCTCAACGTGCGGGCGGCAACTCCAAAACCTGTGAGCCGCCTGCGACTCGCGCAAGCCGGGCTTGAAGTTGTCATCCGATATCCCGTCGAACTCGACAATGCGGCGGAGATCGACGACCACATCACTCGCGAAGTTCTGGCCGCGCTGGCGAAATCTCCACGCTTGAAATTGGTCGGTTCGGGAACACCGAACATTCAAGCAGTTTCAACTTCGCCGGTATCTGGTGAACCGCATGAGGTGAAGGCGGAGAGTGACGGAAAGCAGTAA
- a CDS encoding fatty acid desaturase, translated as MAVFHAGAIAALFMFSWKALLVTAILWYFSLSFGIGMGYHRLLTHRGYKVPKWFEYFLTVCATLALEGGPIFWVGTHRIHHQTSDREGDPHSPRDGGWWAHMGWILSGEVLHHGNPELERYTPDLRRDKFHVWLSKWHWVPLTTLGIILLALGGWSYLLWGIFFRVTVGLHATWLVNSATHMWGSRRFITKDDSTNNWWVAMVTFGEGWHNNHHAHPISARHGLAWYEIDLNYLGIRMLKIFGLAKDIKVVNLPEKLAEQEKKLATGTTELVSA; from the coding sequence ATGGCTGTGTTCCATGCCGGAGCCATCGCTGCGCTGTTCATGTTTTCATGGAAGGCACTGCTGGTCACCGCTATTCTTTGGTATTTCTCGCTCAGTTTCGGAATTGGAATGGGCTACCATCGCCTGCTGACGCATCGTGGTTACAAAGTTCCAAAATGGTTCGAATATTTTCTTACCGTGTGCGCGACTCTTGCACTTGAAGGCGGACCGATCTTCTGGGTAGGCACGCACCGCATCCATCACCAGACCAGCGACCGCGAAGGGGATCCCCATAGCCCGCGTGATGGCGGCTGGTGGGCGCACATGGGATGGATCCTCAGTGGCGAGGTCCTGCACCACGGCAATCCCGAATTGGAACGATACACTCCCGATCTCCGCCGCGATAAATTCCATGTTTGGCTTTCAAAGTGGCACTGGGTCCCGCTCACCACGTTGGGCATAATCCTGCTCGCACTGGGTGGATGGAGCTACCTCTTGTGGGGTATCTTCTTCCGCGTGACCGTTGGATTACACGCCACTTGGCTTGTGAATTCCGCCACGCACATGTGGGGCAGCCGTCGCTTCATCACGAAAGACGACTCCACGAACAACTGGTGGGTTGCGATGGTAACCTTCGGTGAAGGATGGCACAACAATCATCATGCGCATCCCATTTCGGCCCGACATGGACTCGCGTGGTACGAAATAGATTTGAACTATCTGGGCATCCGGATGCTTAAGATTTTTGGCTTGGCAAAAGACATTAAAGTTGTAAATCTTCCGGAAAAACTGGCCGAGCAGGAAAAGAAACTCGCCACCGGAACAACAGAATTGGTTTCTGCATAA
- a CDS encoding GAF domain-containing protein: MAERVPIWYNVLGGLAGSAEAHGTVQNIAAQLHEELNLSLAIAVAEHDSDEIVCVASSGPAAPPIGTKLSVEQGICAACVRQNRLQLSNDTAIDPMLSAELCARLRIRSILSIPLRRHSRCVGLLGAFSDVAGRFELSLIERLRTEAARIECLFKTSPNVSARASEHIEFGFEAPKLESGELARASSEYRSWLGGFLAYARPISIAALTGCAFTMVTILPRTARSKTSVPHQQVLETAQQALHAGEGEDANFISNLNADNSKLQDLRQRANSGNVGAQRLLAARYERGDGLLRDSLKACVWYIIAGSNGDLEAKDRAVRLSHRLSQFQIAEIRFNVGKMYAQGTGVHRDLVAAYSWFTLAQAAGDIRARDEQEQLEASMTREQISEGLRRASDWLLAHRSGAGQHTRELAAIPQRWRSAR; the protein is encoded by the coding sequence ATGGCGGAGCGAGTCCCAATTTGGTACAACGTTCTCGGAGGCCTGGCTGGTTCGGCTGAGGCCCACGGGACTGTTCAGAACATCGCAGCACAACTCCACGAGGAACTAAACCTCTCTTTGGCCATTGCTGTAGCCGAACACGACAGTGATGAAATTGTGTGCGTCGCTAGCAGCGGTCCTGCCGCTCCCCCCATTGGAACGAAACTCAGTGTAGAGCAGGGGATTTGCGCAGCATGCGTTCGTCAGAATCGGCTGCAGCTCTCGAACGACACTGCCATCGATCCAATGCTCTCGGCTGAGCTTTGCGCGCGACTCCGCATTCGTTCCATTCTTTCAATTCCTCTGAGGCGACACTCGAGATGTGTCGGCCTCCTGGGCGCATTCTCCGATGTCGCCGGCCGATTTGAATTGTCCCTAATCGAGCGCCTTCGAACTGAAGCCGCAAGGATTGAATGTCTTTTTAAAACTTCGCCGAATGTTTCAGCTCGCGCTTCGGAACACATTGAGTTCGGATTCGAAGCTCCGAAGCTCGAAAGTGGCGAGTTAGCGAGAGCTTCCTCCGAGTATCGATCTTGGCTTGGTGGTTTTCTGGCATATGCCCGTCCCATTTCGATTGCCGCGCTTACAGGTTGCGCCTTCACGATGGTCACCATTCTCCCGCGAACTGCTCGCTCCAAAACGTCAGTCCCGCACCAGCAAGTACTAGAGACTGCACAACAGGCGTTGCACGCTGGCGAGGGGGAAGACGCCAATTTCATCAGCAACCTAAACGCGGACAATTCCAAATTGCAGGACCTGCGCCAACGGGCAAACTCGGGCAACGTCGGCGCGCAAAGGCTGTTGGCTGCTCGATATGAAAGAGGTGATGGGCTCCTGCGCGACTCGCTCAAAGCATGCGTCTGGTACATCATTGCCGGCTCCAACGGAGACCTCGAAGCCAAAGATCGCGCGGTTCGACTCTCGCATAGGCTTTCGCAATTTCAGATCGCGGAGATCCGCTTCAATGTAGGGAAAATGTACGCGCAGGGTACAGGAGTACACCGTGATCTCGTGGCGGCCTACTCATGGTTTACTTTGGCACAGGCAGCCGGAGATATTCGTGCTCGCGATGAGCAGGAGCAGCTCGAAGCCTCAATGACCCGCGAGCAAATATCCGAAGGATTGCGTCGTGCCTCTGACTGGCTGCTTGCGCATCGATCTGGCGCTGGTCAGCACACACGTGAACTTGCTGCGATCCCCCAACGATGGCGCTCCGCTCGATAA